The following proteins are encoded in a genomic region of Pseudoxanthomonas suwonensis 11-1:
- a CDS encoding multidrug efflux RND transporter permease subunit, whose amino-acid sequence MNLSRPFILRPVATSLLMLALLLSGLFAYRLLPVSALPQVDYPIIQVLTLYPGASPSVTTSAVTAPLERRLGQIPGLNQMTSTSSGGASVITLQFALEVDLGVAEQEVQAAINGASNFLPSDLPMPPVYRKVNPADTPILTLAVTSPSMALPEVYDLVDTRMAQRLSQLPGVGLVSLAGGQRPAVRIQVNPNALAAAGLGMGDIRRVINSANVNMPKGSFDGPTRATMLDANDQMRSADEYRGLVLAWKDGAPLRLGDVATVEQGPENSQLAAWSGKAPAILVNIQRQPGANVIEVVDRIHALLPQLRASMPAAVDVTVLSDRTESIRASIKGVQHELLLAIGLVVLVTFVFLRTVPATIIPSIAVPLSLVATFGVMLLVGYSLNNLTLMALTIATGFVVDDAIVMLENIARRMEDGEGPMEAALNGARQIGFTLVSLTVSLIAVLIPLLFMGDVVGKLFHEFAITLAVAIGISLVVSLTLTPMLCARFLKAGHGHGHDGGAGADGAQGDMFDRVVALYDRGLHWVLARQPLMLGATAATLALTVALYIAVPKGFFPVQDAGLIQGISEAPQSVSFEAMARRQQALAEAILEDPDVATLSSFIGVDGSNATLNSGRFLVELKPHAERSAGALEIIDRLKRRAASVPGIDLYLQPVQELSIEDRVSRTQYQFALTTPDLAELSRWTAALQQELRRHPALADVASDLQDQGLQAWLDIDRDAAARLGVPVSAIADALYDAFGQRQVSTIFTHANQYRVVLEADPRFQLGPEAIGRIHVATADGRQTPLSGLARVETRPTALQVSHLGQFPAVTFSFNLAPGASLGEAVAAIEQAREDIGMPAGVELRLQGAAQAFRNSLSSTLWLILAAVLVMYIVLGVLYESFIHPVTILSTLPSATVGALAALLLSGRSLDLIAVIGIILLIGLVKKNAIMMIDFALEAEREQGLAPREAIHRAALLRFRPILMTTLAALFAAIPMMFASGSGAELRQPLGLVMVGGLVVSQVLTLFTTPVVYLFFVRLSRRHEAEAEGADAAAA is encoded by the coding sequence ATGAACCTGTCCCGCCCGTTCATCCTGCGCCCGGTGGCGACCTCGCTGCTGATGCTGGCGCTGCTGCTGTCGGGCCTGTTCGCCTACCGCCTGCTGCCGGTCTCGGCGCTGCCCCAGGTGGACTACCCGATCATCCAGGTGCTCACCCTGTACCCGGGCGCCAGCCCGTCGGTGACCACCAGCGCGGTGACCGCGCCGCTGGAACGGCGCCTGGGCCAGATCCCGGGCCTGAACCAGATGACCTCGACCAGCTCCGGCGGAGCCTCGGTCATCACCCTGCAGTTCGCGCTGGAAGTGGACCTGGGCGTGGCCGAGCAGGAGGTGCAGGCGGCGATCAACGGCGCCTCCAACTTCCTGCCCAGCGACCTGCCGATGCCGCCGGTGTACCGCAAGGTCAACCCGGCCGACACCCCGATCCTGACCCTGGCGGTGACCTCGCCCTCGATGGCCCTGCCCGAGGTCTACGACCTGGTCGACACGCGCATGGCCCAGCGCCTGTCGCAGCTGCCGGGCGTGGGCCTGGTCAGCCTGGCCGGCGGGCAGCGTCCGGCCGTGCGCATCCAGGTCAACCCGAACGCGCTGGCCGCGGCCGGGCTGGGCATGGGCGACATCCGCCGGGTGATCAACAGCGCCAACGTCAACATGCCCAAGGGCAGCTTCGACGGCCCCACCCGCGCGACCATGCTCGATGCCAACGACCAGATGCGTTCGGCCGACGAGTACCGCGGGCTGGTACTGGCGTGGAAGGACGGCGCACCACTGCGCCTGGGCGACGTGGCCACCGTCGAGCAGGGTCCGGAGAACAGCCAGCTGGCCGCGTGGTCCGGCAAGGCCCCGGCGATCCTGGTCAACATCCAGCGCCAGCCCGGCGCCAACGTGATCGAGGTGGTGGACCGGATCCACGCCCTGCTGCCGCAGCTGCGCGCCTCGATGCCGGCGGCGGTGGACGTGACCGTGCTCAGCGACCGCACCGAGTCGATCCGCGCCTCGATCAAGGGCGTGCAGCACGAGCTGCTGCTGGCGATCGGCCTGGTGGTGCTGGTGACCTTCGTGTTCCTGCGCACCGTGCCGGCCACGATCATCCCGTCGATCGCGGTGCCGCTGTCGCTGGTGGCGACCTTCGGGGTGATGCTGCTGGTCGGCTACTCGCTCAACAACCTCACCCTGATGGCGCTGACCATCGCCACCGGCTTCGTGGTCGACGACGCCATCGTGATGCTGGAGAACATCGCCCGGCGCATGGAGGACGGCGAAGGCCCGATGGAAGCCGCGCTCAACGGTGCGCGCCAGATCGGCTTCACCCTGGTCTCGCTGACCGTGTCGCTGATCGCGGTGCTGATCCCGCTGCTGTTCATGGGCGACGTGGTCGGCAAGCTGTTCCACGAGTTCGCCATCACCCTGGCGGTGGCGATCGGCATCTCGCTGGTGGTGTCGCTGACCCTGACCCCGATGCTGTGCGCGCGCTTCCTCAAGGCAGGCCACGGCCACGGGCACGACGGCGGGGCCGGTGCCGACGGCGCCCAGGGCGACATGTTCGACCGCGTGGTCGCGCTGTACGACCGCGGCCTGCACTGGGTGCTGGCGCGGCAACCGCTGATGCTGGGCGCCACCGCGGCCACCCTGGCCCTGACCGTCGCCCTGTACATCGCCGTGCCCAAGGGCTTCTTCCCGGTGCAGGACGCGGGCCTCATCCAGGGCATCAGCGAGGCCCCGCAGTCGGTCTCGTTCGAGGCGATGGCGCGACGCCAGCAGGCGCTGGCCGAGGCCATCCTCGAGGATCCGGACGTGGCCACGCTGTCGTCCTTCATCGGCGTGGACGGCAGCAACGCCACGCTCAACAGCGGCCGCTTCCTGGTCGAGCTCAAGCCGCATGCCGAGCGCAGCGCCGGCGCGCTGGAGATCATCGACCGGCTCAAGCGCCGCGCCGCCAGCGTGCCGGGCATCGACCTGTACCTGCAGCCGGTGCAGGAGCTGAGCATCGAGGACCGGGTCAGCCGCACCCAGTACCAGTTCGCCCTGACCACGCCCGACCTGGCCGAGCTGTCGCGCTGGACCGCCGCCCTGCAGCAGGAGCTGCGCCGGCATCCGGCCCTGGCCGACGTGGCCAGCGACCTGCAGGACCAGGGCCTGCAGGCCTGGCTGGACATCGACCGCGACGCCGCCGCGCGCCTGGGCGTGCCGGTCTCGGCGATCGCCGATGCGCTGTACGACGCCTTCGGCCAGCGCCAGGTCTCGACCATCTTCACCCACGCCAACCAGTACCGCGTGGTCCTCGAGGCCGATCCGCGCTTCCAGCTCGGTCCGGAGGCGATCGGCCGCATCCACGTCGCCACCGCCGACGGCCGGCAGACGCCGCTGTCCGGCCTGGCACGGGTGGAGACGCGTCCGACCGCGCTGCAGGTCAGCCACCTGGGCCAGTTCCCGGCGGTGACCTTCTCCTTCAACCTCGCCCCGGGCGCCTCGCTCGGCGAAGCGGTGGCGGCGATCGAGCAGGCGCGCGAGGACATCGGCATGCCGGCCGGCGTCGAGCTGCGCCTGCAGGGTGCGGCGCAGGCGTTCCGCAACTCGCTTTCCAGCACGCTGTGGCTGATCCTGGCCGCGGTGCTGGTGATGTACATCGTGCTGGGCGTGCTCTACGAGAGCTTCATCCACCCGGTGACGATCCTCTCCACCCTGCCCTCGGCCACGGTCGGCGCGCTGGCCGCGCTGCTGCTGTCCGGCCGCAGCCTGGACCTGATCGCGGTGATCGGCATCATCCTGCTGATCGGCCTGGTGAAGAAGAACGCGATCATGATGATCGACTTCGCCCTGGAGGCCGAGCGCGAGCAGGGCCTGGCGCCGCGCGAGGCGATCCACCGCGCCGCGCTGCTGCGCTTCCGCCCGATCCTGATGACCACCCTGGCGGCGCTGTTCGCGGCGATCCCGATGATGTTCGCCAGCGGCTCCGGCGCCGAGCTGCGCCAGCCGCTGGGCCTGGTGATGGTCGGCGGCCTGGTGGTGAGCCAGGTGCTGACCCTGTTCACCACGCCGGTGGTCTACCTGTTCTTCGTGCGACTGTCGCGCCGCCACGAGGCGGAAGCCGAAGGCGCCGACGCCGCGGCCGCCTGA
- the rplS gene encoding 50S ribosomal protein L19, with protein MSKLNKSIIAEFESAQINRELPKFSQGDTVVVNVKVKEGNRERVQAYEGVVIATKNAGLNSSFTVRKISHGYGVERVFQTFSPIIDSVEVKRRGKVRAGKLYYLRGLEGKAARIKEDLAAVAKAKAEKNAG; from the coding sequence ATGAGCAAGCTGAACAAGTCCATCATCGCGGAGTTCGAGTCCGCCCAGATCAATCGCGAACTGCCGAAGTTCAGCCAGGGCGACACCGTCGTGGTGAACGTCAAGGTCAAGGAAGGCAACCGTGAGCGCGTCCAGGCCTACGAAGGCGTGGTCATCGCCACCAAGAACGCCGGCCTGAACTCGTCCTTCACCGTGCGCAAGATCTCGCACGGCTACGGCGTCGAGCGCGTGTTCCAGACCTTCAGCCCGATCATCGACTCGGTCGAGGTCAAGCGCCGCGGCAAGGTCCGCGCCGGCAAGCTGTACTACCTGCGTGGCCTGGAAGGCAAGGCTGCCCGCATCAAGGAAGACCTGGCCGCCGTCGCCAAGGCCAAGGCCGAAAAGAACGCCGGCTGA
- a CDS encoding DUF937 domain-containing protein has product MTQQPPLARELFAQLQGAPMQQIARQLGTDQDQAGNAVATALPLLLGALGRNSAQPQGAEALFGALQRDHAAGPDLGGLLGAVLGGGGGSRQTNGAAILGHILGGAQPRAAQGLGQATGLGSGQAMQLLTVLAPIVLSFLAKRSSAQGLDAGGLGQLLGQERAQASQAGGGVLESLLDRDGDGDVDASDLLKLGMGLLGNRR; this is encoded by the coding sequence ATGACGCAGCAACCGCCGCTCGCCCGGGAACTGTTCGCCCAGTTGCAGGGGGCGCCCATGCAGCAGATCGCGCGCCAGCTCGGCACCGACCAGGACCAGGCCGGCAACGCGGTGGCCACGGCCCTGCCGCTGCTGCTCGGGGCGCTGGGTCGCAACAGCGCCCAGCCCCAGGGCGCGGAAGCCCTGTTCGGTGCCCTGCAGCGCGACCACGCCGCCGGTCCCGACCTTGGTGGCCTGCTCGGTGCGGTGCTGGGCGGGGGCGGCGGCAGCCGCCAGACCAATGGCGCGGCGATCCTCGGCCACATCCTCGGCGGCGCCCAGCCGCGCGCGGCACAGGGCCTGGGCCAGGCCACCGGCCTTGGCAGCGGCCAGGCGATGCAGCTGCTGACGGTGCTGGCGCCGATCGTGCTGTCCTTCCTGGCCAAACGCAGCAGCGCCCAGGGCCTCGACGCGGGCGGCCTCGGCCAGCTGCTCGGCCAGGAACGCGCCCAGGCAAGCCAGGCAGGCGGCGGCGTACTCGAGTCGCTGCTGGACCGCGACGGCGACGGCGACGTCGATGCCAGCGACCTGCTCAAGCTCGGCATGGGCCTGCTCGGCAACCGCCGCTGA
- the rpsP gene encoding 30S ribosomal protein S16 has protein sequence MVKIRLTRGGAKKRPFYHIIVTDSRSARDGRNIERVGYYNPVASGNEQRIVLDVARVDHWVGNGAQLTDKVRSLYKEAVKAQAQAA, from the coding sequence ATGGTCAAGATCCGTCTCACCCGCGGCGGCGCCAAGAAGCGCCCCTTCTACCACATCATCGTCACCGACTCGCGCAGCGCCCGCGACGGCCGCAACATCGAGCGCGTCGGTTACTACAACCCGGTTGCCTCGGGCAACGAGCAGCGCATCGTCCTGGACGTCGCCCGCGTCGACCACTGGGTCGGCAATGGCGCCCAGCTGACCGACAAGGTCCGCAGCCTGTACAAGGAAGCGGTCAAGGCCCAGGCCCAGGCGGCCTGA
- the katG gene encoding catalase/peroxidase HPI — MSSIEKKCPFHAGVAGTGTTNRDWWPNQLRLDLLAQHSEKTNPLGKDFNYRAEFRKLDYAALKKDLLDLMTDSQDWWPADFGSYVGLMIRMAWHSAGTYRVGDGRGGGGRGQQRFAPLNSWPDNVSLDKARRLLWPVKKKYGQKISWADLMILAGNVALEHAGFRTFGFGAGREDTWEPDQDVYWGREKTWLGGDERYSRGSEGVPKPKDDSVLVSEDDADGKVHTRDLENPLAAVQMGLIYVNPEGPDGNPDPLLAAHDIRVTFGRMGMDDEETVALIAGGHTLGKTHGAGPADNVGPDPEAADLEMQGLGWANRFGSGKGADTITSGLEVTWTSTPVQWSNDFFKFLLDFEWELTKSPAGAHQWVAKDVEPFIPGPTPESPKRKPTMLTTDLALRFDPVYGLISRRFRDDPQAFANAFARAWFKLVHRDMGPKARYLGPEVPAEDLVWQDPLPKATHDPGAADIADAKARIEALDLPAGDLVTLAWASASTFRGGDKRGGANGARIRLEPQRGWQVNQRAIKALEKLEELQPETRLSLADLIVLAGNVAIEQAAKAAGVYAEVPFTPGRVDASQEQTDVDSFRHMEPFADGFRNYLKAQSEVPAEHLLIDKAQLLTLTAPEMTALVGGLRVLDASWDGSRHGVLTDRPGVLSTDFYVNLLDMAYQWKPVGEDRQLYEVREREGGAVKWTATRVDLVFGSNSVLRALSEVYASADGQEKFVRDFIAAWTRVMELDRFDLLD; from the coding sequence ATGTCGTCGATCGAGAAGAAGTGTCCGTTCCACGCCGGCGTCGCCGGTACCGGCACCACCAACCGGGACTGGTGGCCCAACCAGTTGCGCCTGGACCTGCTGGCCCAACATTCGGAGAAGACCAATCCGCTGGGCAAGGACTTCAACTACCGCGCCGAGTTCCGCAAGCTCGACTACGCGGCACTGAAGAAGGACCTGCTGGACCTGATGACCGATTCGCAGGACTGGTGGCCGGCCGACTTTGGCAGCTACGTGGGCCTGATGATCCGCATGGCCTGGCACAGCGCCGGCACCTACCGCGTCGGTGACGGCCGCGGCGGCGGTGGCCGTGGCCAGCAGCGCTTCGCGCCGCTCAACTCCTGGCCGGACAACGTCAGCCTGGACAAGGCCCGCCGCCTGCTGTGGCCGGTCAAGAAGAAGTACGGGCAGAAGATCTCCTGGGCCGACCTGATGATCCTGGCCGGCAACGTCGCCCTCGAGCACGCCGGCTTCCGCACCTTCGGCTTCGGCGCCGGCCGCGAGGACACGTGGGAACCCGACCAGGACGTGTACTGGGGCCGTGAGAAGACCTGGCTCGGTGGCGACGAGCGCTATTCGCGTGGCTCGGAAGGCGTGCCCAAGCCGAAGGACGACAGCGTGCTGGTCTCCGAGGACGACGCCGACGGCAAGGTCCACACGCGCGACCTCGAGAACCCGCTGGCCGCGGTGCAGATGGGGCTGATCTACGTGAACCCGGAAGGCCCGGACGGCAACCCCGATCCGCTGCTGGCCGCGCACGACATCCGCGTGACCTTCGGCCGCATGGGCATGGACGACGAGGAAACCGTCGCCCTGATCGCCGGTGGCCACACCCTGGGCAAGACCCACGGCGCCGGCCCGGCCGACAATGTCGGCCCGGATCCGGAAGCGGCCGACCTGGAGATGCAGGGCCTGGGCTGGGCCAACCGCTTCGGCAGCGGCAAGGGCGCCGACACCATCACCTCCGGCCTGGAAGTGACCTGGACCAGCACCCCCGTGCAGTGGAGCAACGACTTCTTCAAGTTCCTGCTCGACTTCGAGTGGGAGCTGACGAAGTCGCCGGCCGGCGCGCACCAGTGGGTGGCCAAGGACGTCGAGCCCTTCATCCCGGGTCCGACGCCGGAATCCCCGAAGCGCAAGCCGACCATGCTGACCACCGACCTGGCGCTGCGCTTCGACCCGGTCTACGGCCTGATCTCCCGCCGCTTCCGCGACGACCCGCAGGCCTTCGCCAATGCCTTCGCCCGCGCGTGGTTCAAGCTGGTCCACCGCGACATGGGTCCGAAGGCGCGTTACCTGGGCCCGGAAGTGCCGGCCGAGGACCTGGTCTGGCAGGATCCGCTGCCGAAGGCCACGCACGACCCGGGCGCGGCCGACATCGCCGATGCCAAGGCCAGGATCGAGGCGCTGGACCTGCCTGCCGGCGACCTGGTCACCCTGGCCTGGGCTTCGGCCTCGACCTTCCGCGGCGGCGACAAGCGCGGCGGCGCCAATGGCGCGCGCATCCGCCTGGAGCCGCAGCGCGGCTGGCAGGTCAACCAGCGTGCGATCAAGGCGCTGGAGAAGCTCGAGGAGCTGCAGCCGGAAACCCGCCTGTCGCTGGCCGACCTGATCGTGCTGGCTGGCAACGTGGCGATCGAGCAGGCGGCCAAGGCGGCCGGCGTCTACGCCGAGGTGCCGTTCACCCCGGGGCGCGTGGATGCCTCGCAGGAGCAGACCGACGTCGACTCCTTCCGCCACATGGAGCCGTTCGCCGATGGCTTCCGCAACTACCTCAAGGCGCAGTCGGAAGTGCCGGCCGAGCACCTGCTCATCGACAAGGCCCAGCTGCTGACCCTGACCGCGCCGGAGATGACCGCCCTGGTCGGTGGCCTGCGCGTCCTGGATGCCAGCTGGGACGGCAGCCGCCACGGCGTGCTGACCGACCGTCCGGGCGTGCTCAGCACGGACTTCTACGTGAACCTGCTGGACATGGCCTACCAGTGGAAGCCGGTCGGCGAGGACCGCCAGCTGTACGAAGTGCGCGAGCGCGAGGGCGGCGCGGTGAAGTGGACCGCCACCCGCGTGGACCTGGTGTTCGGCTCCAACTCGGTGCTGCGAGCATTGTCCGAGGTCTACGCCTCCGCCGACGGCCAGGAGAAGTTCGTCAGGGACTTCATCGCCGCCTGGACCAGGGTGATGGAGCTGGACCGCTTCGACCTGCTCGACTGA
- a CDS encoding RNA-binding S4 domain-containing protein, producing MHEAPVVEHVRLDVWLWAARFFRTRSLARQAVDTGKVEVGGQRAKASRAVRVGEAMRVTRGEETFEIEVRGLSDTRGPAPVAQALYAETAESVQRREQQRLQRAAMRDGYRPPEHKPDKRARRLIQALGDIDAT from the coding sequence ATGCATGAGGCGCCTGTCGTCGAACACGTACGTCTGGATGTGTGGCTGTGGGCAGCGCGTTTCTTCAGGACCCGCAGCCTGGCCCGCCAGGCGGTGGATACCGGCAAGGTCGAGGTCGGCGGCCAGCGTGCCAAGGCCTCGCGCGCGGTGCGCGTGGGCGAGGCCATGCGGGTGACCCGCGGCGAGGAGACGTTCGAGATCGAGGTGCGCGGGCTCAGCGATACCCGCGGTCCGGCGCCGGTGGCGCAGGCCCTGTATGCGGAGACCGCCGAATCGGTGCAGCGCCGCGAGCAGCAGCGCCTGCAACGGGCGGCGATGCGCGACGGCTATCGTCCGCCCGAGCACAAGCCGGACAAGCGCGCACGTCGCCTGATCCAGGCCCTGGGCGACATCGACGCGACCTGA
- the rimM gene encoding ribosome maturation factor RimM (Essential for efficient processing of 16S rRNA), with the protein MNDAGRPTPAPQKMILLGRVTGAFGVRGDVKVESWTEPRAQIFRYQPWILRAPNGAERELRGAKGRDTGKHVVATLPGCDDRDAAEALRGTEIWVPRDVLPPPAPGEYYWVDLEGLKVVTVEGVALGEVSHLLSTGANDVLVVRGERERMIPFVQPDYVTSVDFDTATITVDWDPDF; encoded by the coding sequence ATGAACGACGCAGGGCGTCCCACTCCGGCTCCGCAGAAGATGATCCTGCTGGGCCGGGTGACGGGCGCCTTCGGCGTGCGCGGCGACGTCAAGGTCGAATCCTGGACCGAGCCGCGAGCGCAGATCTTCCGCTACCAGCCCTGGATCCTGCGCGCGCCCAACGGCGCCGAGCGCGAACTGCGCGGGGCCAAGGGACGTGATACCGGCAAGCACGTGGTGGCGACCCTCCCGGGCTGCGACGACCGCGATGCGGCCGAGGCCCTGCGCGGCACCGAGATCTGGGTTCCCCGCGACGTGCTGCCGCCGCCGGCTCCGGGCGAGTACTACTGGGTCGACCTGGAAGGCCTGAAGGTGGTCACCGTCGAGGGCGTGGCCCTGGGCGAGGTCTCGCACCTGCTGTCCACCGGCGCCAACGACGTGCTGGTGGTGCGCGGCGAACGCGAGCGCATGATCCCCTTCGTCCAGCCCGACTACGTGACTTCGGTGGATTTCGACACCGCCACCATCACGGTCGACTGGGATCCTGATTTCTGA
- a CDS encoding MdtA/MuxA family multidrug efflux RND transporter periplasmic adaptor subunit — MKKLPRPVKALLAIGLVLALVLLWRGCAGKEEQGPQGGRGGWGQWPPTPVRVATATRGPLDLEIKALGTVTPLRTVTVRPRVEGELLRIAFEEGQQVRAGQLLAEIDPAEFRVRLAQAEGSQKQNLAELENTRIQLKRFRDLAGANYVSAQEVSDLQARVRQFEGRRDSDQAAVDEARLQLEYTRIVAPIDGRIGLRTVDVGNLVRTGDSDGIATITQTRPISVVFALPEGVLPSVQAAVREGQALSVQAWDRDERQPLATGSLSSLDNRIDVQTGTLRLRALFQNQDESLFPNQSVNVRLRLGSADVVSIPDAAVQFGNRGTYVYVVGEEDTASVRDVKLGASHQGRVAVLEGLEDGERVVLEGLDRLREGGKVQVVDADGVPTDAVDADAGDKAAAGEHKAAAAR, encoded by the coding sequence ATGAAGAAACTGCCCCGCCCCGTCAAAGCGCTCCTGGCCATCGGCCTGGTGCTGGCCCTGGTCCTGCTGTGGCGCGGCTGCGCCGGCAAGGAGGAACAGGGTCCGCAGGGCGGCCGCGGCGGCTGGGGCCAGTGGCCGCCGACGCCGGTGCGCGTGGCCACCGCCACCCGTGGCCCGCTGGACCTGGAGATCAAGGCGCTGGGCACGGTCACGCCGCTGCGTACCGTGACCGTGCGTCCGCGGGTCGAGGGCGAGCTGCTGCGGATCGCCTTCGAGGAAGGCCAGCAGGTCCGTGCCGGCCAGCTGCTGGCGGAGATCGATCCGGCCGAATTCCGGGTCCGCCTGGCCCAGGCCGAAGGCTCGCAGAAGCAGAACCTGGCCGAGCTGGAGAACACCCGCATCCAGCTGAAGCGTTTCCGCGACCTGGCCGGCGCCAACTACGTCTCCGCCCAGGAGGTCTCGGACCTGCAGGCCCGCGTGCGCCAGTTCGAGGGCCGCCGCGACAGCGACCAGGCCGCGGTCGACGAGGCCCGCCTGCAGCTGGAGTACACCCGCATCGTCGCGCCGATCGACGGCCGCATCGGCCTGCGCACGGTGGACGTGGGCAACCTGGTGCGCACCGGCGACAGCGACGGCATCGCCACCATCACCCAGACCCGCCCGATCAGCGTGGTGTTCGCCCTGCCCGAGGGCGTGCTGCCGTCGGTGCAGGCGGCGGTGCGCGAAGGCCAGGCCCTGTCCGTGCAGGCCTGGGACCGCGACGAGCGCCAGCCGCTGGCCACCGGCAGCCTGTCCAGCCTCGACAACCGCATCGACGTGCAGACCGGCACCCTGCGCCTGCGCGCCCTGTTCCAGAACCAGGACGAGTCGCTGTTCCCCAACCAGTCGGTCAACGTGCGCCTGCGCCTGGGCAGTGCCGACGTGGTCTCGATCCCGGACGCGGCGGTGCAGTTCGGCAACCGGGGCACCTATGTCTACGTGGTCGGCGAGGAAGACACCGCCAGCGTGCGCGACGTGAAGCTGGGCGCCAGCCACCAGGGCCGGGTCGCGGTGCTGGAAGGCCTGGAGGACGGCGAGCGCGTGGTGCTCGAGGGCCTGGACCGCCTGCGCGAGGGTGGCAAGGTGCAGGTGGTCGACGCCGACGGCGTTCCCACCGACGCGGTGGACGCCGATGCCGGCGACAAGGCCGCAGCTGGCGAACACAAGGCGGCCGCCGCACGATGA
- the trmD gene encoding tRNA (guanosine(37)-N1)-methyltransferase TrmD — protein sequence MRIDVVSLFPEEVDRCTAFGVTGRARERGLLQLHGWNPRDYADGNYRKTDDRTFGGGPGMVMLVEPLRRCLAAVREADPAPVHVVYLSPQGRRLDQKRVRELAAMPRLVLLCGRYEGVDERLVQAEVDEELSIGDYVLSGGELAAAIVVDTVARLQDGALNDAGSAEQDSFEDGLLDCPHYSHPVEHAYGVVPAVLRSGNHAAIARWRRQQALVRTWQRRPDLLEGRELSKADRKLLQEGLAALEREQSTDPAEDTGPQAG from the coding sequence ATGCGCATTGACGTCGTCAGCCTGTTCCCCGAAGAGGTCGACCGCTGCACCGCGTTCGGCGTGACCGGGCGTGCGCGCGAGCGCGGGCTGCTGCAGCTGCACGGCTGGAACCCGCGCGACTACGCCGACGGCAACTACCGCAAGACCGACGACCGCACTTTTGGCGGCGGGCCTGGCATGGTGATGCTGGTCGAGCCGCTGCGGCGCTGCCTGGCCGCGGTCCGCGAAGCCGATCCGGCGCCGGTGCACGTGGTCTACCTGAGCCCGCAGGGCCGGCGCCTGGACCAGAAGCGCGTGCGCGAGCTGGCGGCGATGCCGCGCCTGGTCCTGCTGTGCGGCCGCTACGAGGGGGTGGACGAGCGCCTGGTCCAGGCCGAGGTGGACGAGGAACTGTCGATCGGCGACTACGTCCTGTCTGGCGGCGAGCTGGCCGCGGCGATCGTGGTCGACACCGTGGCCCGGCTGCAGGACGGCGCGCTCAACGACGCCGGCTCGGCCGAGCAGGACAGCTTCGAGGACGGCCTGCTGGACTGCCCGCACTACAGCCATCCGGTCGAGCATGCCTACGGGGTCGTCCCGGCGGTGCTGCGCTCGGGCAACCATGCCGCGATCGCGCGCTGGCGCCGGCAGCAGGCCCTGGTGCGGACCTGGCAGCGGCGCCCGGACCTGCTGGAAGGTCGCGAGCTGTCGAAGGCCGACCGCAAGCTGCTGCAGGAGGGGCTGGCTGCCTTGGAGCGGGAGCAGTCCACCGATCCTGCCGAGGACACCGGCCCGCAGGCGGGCTGA